A single genomic interval of Candidatus Nitrosocosmicus arcticus harbors:
- a CDS encoding HEAT repeat domain-containing protein → MDNRLDLLMEMEQHFDNKDEAYFKNLVGHEDYVIRTRAVCILADISGEKAIEPIGQVLLNDSDHLVRHEAAFSLGQLGHTSGIDVLSKAVLDDPSFFVRHEAAVALGVIGSEQSRKTLERALNDESEEVRESAMIALANLDYISHVKRTNKFTSLTGG, encoded by the coding sequence TTGGATAATAGATTAGACTTGTTGATGGAAATGGAACAACACTTTGATAATAAAGACGAGGCATATTTTAAGAATCTAGTTGGCCATGAGGATTATGTAATAAGAACTAGAGCCGTATGCATATTAGCAGATATTTCTGGAGAAAAAGCCATCGAACCTATTGGACAAGTCCTATTAAACGATTCAGACCATCTTGTAAGACACGAAGCAGCCTTTTCTCTAGGCCAATTAGGGCACACAAGTGGAATAGACGTTCTATCAAAAGCTGTACTAGACGACCCAAGTTTTTTTGTAAGACACGAAGCCGCAGTAGCTTTGGGAGTTATAGGATCAGAGCAATCACGAAAAACCCTTGAGCGAGCACTAAATGATGAGAGCGAAGAGGTAAGAGAATCTGCTATGATAGCACTAGCAAATTTAGACTATATCTCACATGTAAAAAGAACTAATAAGTTTACAAGTTTGACCGGTGGATGA
- a CDS encoding response regulator — protein sequence MVDSLDNLSNYDKDDNIENTFNNSIVGVPRSNTDSNSLTKESNREQINFINFTQQYCIGFIDIINSTQETAKIKDPKKLRKYYSLFLNSMSTILTQYNGKIIKNSGDNLFFYFPKTSNLRNQQALQDVFDCSTSMIKSSKPLNQELAEEDLPSINYRISMNYGLVEIALGSNNKEVDLFGSVVNECAKINSLSKSNGLVIGKNLYSLLINSTFSKEFEISEIKLSLDGDSRNINSCYTIMDNRKILITNKPREALKHQSHSNEIKRPSQIENKLYNILLIDDDEDILYTYHSLLKKEGYEVHSYSNPVEALESLAKKNSHNYDLVVMDIRMPEMSGIKLFYRFKAIDPYLNILFITALDLVGEFVEALPEIKITEIVRKPLTGEQFVSIIKKKLSEANRW from the coding sequence ATGGTAGATAGCTTGGATAATCTATCTAATTACGATAAGGATGATAACATTGAAAATACTTTCAATAATTCCATTGTTGGTGTTCCAAGATCAAACACAGATTCAAATAGTTTAACTAAAGAAAGTAATCGAGAACAAATAAATTTTATTAATTTCACACAGCAGTATTGTATAGGATTTATCGATATAATTAATTCCACTCAAGAAACTGCAAAAATAAAAGACCCTAAAAAGTTAAGAAAATATTATTCACTTTTTTTGAATTCCATGAGTACCATACTTACTCAATACAATGGAAAAATTATTAAAAATAGTGGGGATAATTTGTTTTTTTACTTTCCAAAAACATCAAATCTCCGTAATCAACAGGCATTGCAAGACGTTTTTGACTGCAGTACTTCAATGATTAAATCAAGCAAACCTTTGAATCAAGAATTAGCAGAGGAAGACTTGCCCTCAATCAATTATAGAATTAGTATGAATTATGGGTTAGTAGAAATTGCCCTTGGGTCTAATAACAAGGAAGTAGACTTATTTGGCTCGGTGGTAAATGAATGTGCCAAAATAAACAGCTTATCTAAATCAAACGGATTGGTAATAGGAAAGAACTTGTATTCCTTATTAATTAATTCAACTTTTAGCAAAGAATTTGAAATATCTGAGATTAAACTATCATTAGATGGGGATAGCAGAAATATTAATTCCTGTTACACAATAATGGATAATAGAAAAATATTAATCACAAACAAACCACGTGAAGCCCTCAAACATCAATCCCATTCGAATGAAATCAAGCGACCTAGTCAAATAGAAAACAAACTGTACAATATCTTATTAATAGATGATGACGAGGATATTCTGTACACATATCATTCACTGTTGAAAAAGGAAGGATACGAAGTACATTCTTATTCAAATCCTGTTGAAGCTCTAGAAAGCTTGGCAAAAAAAAATTCACATAACTATGACTTGGTGGTTATGGATATACGAATGCCCGAGATGAGCGGAATAAAGCTATTCTACAGGTTTAAAGCCATAGATCCATATTTGAATATTCTTTTTATAACTGCTCTGGATTTAGTTGGCGAGTTTGTGGAAGCATTACCTGAGATAAAAATAACTGAAATTGTGAGAAAACCTTTAACCGGTGAACAATTTGTCTCGATAATAAAAAAGAAGTTATCCGAAGCCAATCGTTGGTAA
- a CDS encoding pentapeptide repeat-containing protein, with product MSDLKQDEEGLALLLEENVNEFNEWRLKNLTLKLDFSGTDFSNKDISKAYLNGITFTECNFTNSIVVGTNFVQSNLTRTDFESSDMSEALILYATVKDSNISKSQLSNTNFMWSDLQNSDFRQSNMYKTIFVEANLSNANTEGLDKNNAYLKYAKLKGTSWE from the coding sequence ATGTCTGATCTCAAACAAGATGAGGAGGGCTTAGCACTACTTCTTGAGGAAAATGTAAACGAATTTAATGAGTGGCGTTTAAAAAATCTCACTTTAAAATTAGACTTTAGTGGAACTGATTTTTCAAATAAAGATATCTCTAAAGCATATCTTAATGGCATAACTTTTACCGAATGTAATTTTACAAATTCAATAGTGGTGGGCACTAATTTCGTACAATCTAATTTAACAAGAACTGATTTTGAGAGTTCTGATATGTCTGAAGCTTTGATACTGTACGCTACAGTAAAAGATTCTAATATTTCTAAAAGCCAATTAAGCAATACCAATTTTATGTGGTCAGATTTACAGAATTCGGATTTTAGGCAAAGCAATATGTACAAGACTATTTTTGTTGAAGCAAATCTTTCAAATGCTAATACAGAAGGATTGGATAAAAATAATGCATATTTAAAATATGCAAAATTAAAGGGAACTTCTTGGGAATAG